In Lysobacter firmicutimachus, one genomic interval encodes:
- a CDS encoding peptidoglycan DD-metalloendopeptidase family protein — translation MRAPSILAALFCLTALIAAAAQAGKLYRWTDRQGIVHYGDRAPDKAPPAEVERLAFRAEPGAIARLRVLQEGERYLAWADNTLAGPIEVRLDFTHSNNIVGSPHLPARAIVDARSSAVVAVLSAQDPTRGGDFELNMRSTPGDPDARARNVDYLLPLQQQQFRIDQGYGGHFSHNEPEHRYAVDFAADIGTPVLAARDGTVMQVESDFDKAGLNLEKYGDRANFVRILHEDGSMALYAHLKDDGGVMVRLGQRVRAGQQIGLSGNTGFSTGPHLHFAVQVNRGMRLESIPFRMTGPQGPLHLSGGAR, via the coding sequence CCGCTTTGTTCTGCCTGACCGCGCTGATCGCCGCCGCCGCGCAAGCCGGCAAGCTGTATCGCTGGACCGACCGCCAGGGCATCGTCCATTACGGCGACCGCGCCCCCGACAAGGCGCCGCCCGCGGAAGTCGAACGCCTCGCCTTCCGCGCCGAGCCCGGCGCGATCGCCCGCCTGCGCGTGCTGCAGGAAGGCGAGCGCTATCTGGCCTGGGCCGACAACACTCTGGCCGGGCCGATCGAGGTGCGGCTGGATTTCACCCACAGCAACAACATCGTCGGCTCGCCGCACCTGCCGGCGCGGGCCATCGTCGACGCGCGCAGCAGCGCGGTGGTGGCGGTGCTCAGCGCGCAGGACCCGACCCGCGGCGGCGACTTCGAACTCAATATGCGCAGCACCCCCGGCGACCCGGACGCGCGCGCGCGCAACGTCGACTACCTGCTGCCGCTGCAGCAGCAGCAGTTCCGCATCGACCAGGGCTACGGCGGCCATTTCAGCCACAACGAGCCCGAACACCGCTACGCGGTCGACTTCGCCGCCGACATCGGCACCCCGGTGCTGGCCGCGCGCGACGGCACGGTGATGCAGGTCGAGTCCGACTTCGACAAGGCCGGACTGAACCTGGAGAAGTACGGCGACCGCGCCAATTTCGTCCGCATCCTCCACGAGGACGGCAGCATGGCCCTGTACGCCCACCTCAAGGACGACGGCGGAGTGATGGTGCGGCTCGGCCAGCGGGTGCGCGCCGGGCAGCAGATCGGCTTATCGGGCAATACCGGCTTCAGCACCGGCCCGCACCTGCACTTCGCGGTCCAGGTCAACCGCGGCATGCGCCTGGAATCCATCCCGTTCCGCATGACCGGCCCGCAAGGCCCCCTGCACCTGAGCGGCGGGGCGCGCTGA
- a CDS encoding peptide chain release factor 3 gives MSEVTQQALRRRTFAIISHPDAGKTTLTEKLLLFGGAIQMAGSVKGRKAARHATSDWMALEKERGISVTSSVMQFPYEGRIVNLLDTPGHADFGEDTYRVLTAVDSALMVIDVAKGVEERTIKLMEVCRLRDTPIMSFINKLDREGKNPIELLDEVESVLGIQCAPITWPIGMGQRLKGVVHLISGEVHLYEQGRNFTRQDSTIFASIDDPALEARIGAGMLAELREELELVEGASHPFDKAKYLAGERTPVFFGSAVNNFGVQLLLDFFVEHAPAPKPRETTSRDVQPGEDKLSGFVFKIQANMDPQHRDRVAFMRICSGKFSAGMKAFHPRTGKEVKLANALTFMASDREIAESAWPGDVIGIHNHGTISIGDSFSEGENLSFTGIPNFAPELFRRARLRDPLKLKQLQKGLAQLSEEGATQFFRPLMSNDLILGAVGVLQFDVVAYRLKDEYGVDASFEQVSVATARWIRCNDAKKLEEFRDKNALNLALDAAGQLVYLAPTRVNLQLAQERAPGVEFLATREHAHAVAVD, from the coding sequence ATGTCCGAAGTCACCCAGCAAGCCCTCCGCCGCCGCACCTTCGCGATCATTTCGCACCCCGACGCCGGCAAGACCACCCTGACCGAAAAGCTGCTGCTGTTCGGCGGCGCGATCCAGATGGCCGGCTCGGTCAAGGGCCGCAAGGCCGCGCGCCACGCCACCTCGGACTGGATGGCGCTGGAAAAGGAGCGCGGCATCTCGGTGACCTCCTCGGTGATGCAGTTCCCCTACGAGGGCCGCATCGTCAACCTGCTCGACACCCCCGGCCACGCCGACTTCGGCGAGGACACCTACCGCGTGCTCACCGCGGTCGACTCGGCGCTGATGGTCATCGACGTGGCCAAGGGCGTCGAGGAACGCACGATCAAGCTGATGGAGGTGTGCCGCCTGCGCGACACGCCGATCATGAGCTTCATCAACAAGCTCGACCGCGAAGGCAAGAACCCGATCGAACTGCTGGACGAGGTCGAGTCGGTGCTCGGCATCCAGTGCGCGCCGATCACCTGGCCGATCGGCATGGGCCAGCGCCTGAAGGGCGTGGTCCATCTGATCAGCGGCGAAGTGCATCTGTACGAACAGGGCCGCAACTTCACCCGCCAGGACTCGACCATCTTCGCCTCGATCGACGACCCGGCGCTGGAAGCGCGGATCGGCGCCGGCATGCTGGCCGAACTGCGCGAGGAGCTGGAACTGGTCGAAGGCGCCTCGCACCCGTTCGACAAGGCCAAGTACCTCGCCGGCGAGCGGACCCCCGTGTTCTTCGGCTCGGCGGTCAACAACTTCGGCGTGCAGCTGCTGCTGGACTTCTTCGTCGAGCACGCGCCGGCGCCGAAGCCGCGCGAGACCACCAGCCGCGACGTGCAGCCGGGCGAAGACAAGCTGTCCGGCTTCGTGTTCAAGATCCAGGCCAACATGGACCCGCAGCACCGCGACCGGGTCGCGTTCATGCGCATCTGCTCGGGCAAGTTCAGCGCCGGCATGAAGGCCTTCCATCCGCGCACCGGCAAGGAAGTGAAGCTGGCCAACGCGCTGACCTTCATGGCCAGCGACCGCGAGATCGCCGAGAGCGCCTGGCCCGGCGACGTGATCGGCATCCACAACCACGGCACGATCTCGATCGGCGACAGCTTCAGCGAAGGCGAGAACCTGTCCTTCACCGGCATCCCCAATTTCGCCCCGGAACTGTTCCGCCGCGCCCGCCTGCGCGATCCGCTCAAGCTCAAGCAGTTGCAGAAGGGCCTGGCGCAGTTGTCGGAAGAAGGCGCCACCCAGTTCTTCCGCCCGCTGATGAGCAACGACCTGATCCTCGGCGCGGTCGGCGTGCTGCAGTTCGACGTGGTCGCTTACCGGCTCAAGGACGAGTACGGCGTCGATGCCAGCTTCGAGCAGGTCTCGGTCGCGACCGCGCGCTGGATCCGCTGCAACGACGCCAAGAAGCTGGAAGAGTTCCGCGACAAGAACGCACTGAATCTGGCCCTGGATGCCGCCGGCCAACTGGTCTACCTGGCGCCGACCCGGGTCAACCTGCAGCTGGCCCAGGAGCGCGCCCCCGGCGTCGAGTTCCTGGCCACCCGCGAGCACGCCCACGCGGTGGCCGTCGACTGA
- the trhA gene encoding PAQR family membrane homeostasis protein TrhA, translating into MTAAHAPAHGDHSIREEIANALTHGLGATAALAGGSVMITLAALYGDAWQLGSSIVFGISLLLLYLASTLYHAIQHPIVKGRLKVFDHCAIYLLIAGTYTPFTLIGLRGPWGWGLFAAIWGLALAGIVFKLFYTGRFKLLSTLIYIAMGWLVLVAIKPLIQALEPWTLGWLLAGGLCYTLGTVFYHRPSLRYSHAIWHLFVVAGSVCHYIAVLSQVVPSPA; encoded by the coding sequence ATGACCGCCGCCCACGCCCCCGCACACGGCGACCACTCGATCCGCGAGGAAATCGCCAACGCCCTGACCCACGGCCTCGGCGCCACCGCCGCGTTGGCCGGCGGTTCGGTGATGATCACCCTGGCCGCGCTGTACGGCGATGCCTGGCAGCTCGGCAGCTCGATCGTGTTCGGGATCAGCTTGCTGCTGCTGTATCTGGCCTCGACCCTGTACCACGCGATCCAGCACCCGATCGTCAAGGGCCGGCTCAAGGTGTTCGACCACTGCGCGATCTATCTGCTGATCGCCGGCACCTACACGCCGTTCACCCTGATCGGCCTGCGCGGTCCCTGGGGCTGGGGGCTGTTCGCGGCGATCTGGGGCCTGGCCCTGGCCGGGATCGTGTTCAAGCTGTTCTACACCGGCCGCTTCAAGCTGCTGTCGACCCTGATCTACATCGCCATGGGCTGGCTGGTGCTGGTGGCGATCAAGCCGCTGATCCAGGCGCTGGAACCGTGGACCCTGGGCTGGCTGCTCGCCGGCGGCCTGTGCTACACCCTCGGCACCGTATTCTATCACCGGCCGTCGCTGCGCTACTCGCATGCGATCTGGCATCTGTTCGTCGTCGCCGGCAGCGTCTGCCACTACATCGCGGTGCTGTCGCAAGTGGTGCCGTCGCCGGCCTGA
- a CDS encoding AsmA family protein: protein MSHDKPPIPPSTATATPSWRARLRRHPLRVGVGLLALAVLALILLWDWNWFKGPIEREVEARTGRRLDIAGPLDVDLGRVPVIRADGLSFANAPWARRPLMASAQRLELAIELWPLFKGEVRIPEIRLRQPRLNLQSDAEHGGNWKFERDGDGELPVFRRIWIDDGRMEFLDPAGKTDLNLHVASRAAQRADAAPPVQVEGSGRWKGNPFKLLGRAESPLELRHAQRPYRIDVRASAGATRAHARGELIDPFHLRDFELQLALAGTNLADLYPLLGLAIPDTPPYALDGRLSREGTTWRYRGFSGRVGDSDLSGDASVATGGRRPYLRADLVSKRLDFDDLAGFVGAPPQAGRGESTNPELAAENARLQASAKLLPDTPYRLDKLRAMDADVRLRAGRINAPGWPLDDMQARLLLENGLLKLSPLNFGVADGEIRSTVVMDARQAPIRTRADIDARGLTLAKLLPNVRLASDAVGKVGGRMALSGRGDSVARMLGSSDGEVAVGMGPGRISNLLMEFTGIDLAEILKFKLTHDRKIPIRCAFGDFAVADGVMSARALAFDTSDTLLVGKGTIDLAQEKLDLTIRARPKDRSLLALRTPLYIDGTFKHPRARPDYKRLGLRGAAALALGSIAPPAALLATLELGPGKDASCAGHAAN from the coding sequence ATGAGCCACGACAAACCGCCGATACCGCCCTCCACCGCCACCGCGACGCCGTCCTGGCGCGCGCGTTTGCGCCGTCACCCGCTCCGCGTCGGTGTCGGCCTGCTCGCGCTGGCCGTGCTGGCGTTGATCCTGCTGTGGGACTGGAACTGGTTCAAAGGCCCGATCGAGCGCGAGGTCGAAGCGCGTACCGGGCGCCGGCTCGACATCGCCGGCCCTCTCGACGTCGATCTCGGCCGGGTACCGGTGATCCGCGCCGACGGACTGAGCTTCGCCAATGCGCCGTGGGCGCGGCGGCCGCTGATGGCCAGCGCGCAACGCCTGGAACTGGCGATCGAACTGTGGCCCTTGTTCAAGGGCGAGGTCCGCATTCCCGAAATCCGCCTGCGCCAGCCGCGGCTGAACCTGCAGAGCGACGCCGAGCATGGCGGCAATTGGAAGTTCGAACGCGACGGCGACGGCGAGTTGCCGGTGTTCCGGCGGATCTGGATCGACGACGGGCGGATGGAATTCCTCGACCCGGCCGGCAAGACCGATCTGAACCTGCATGTCGCCAGCCGCGCCGCGCAACGCGCCGACGCCGCGCCGCCGGTGCAGGTCGAAGGCAGCGGACGCTGGAAAGGCAATCCGTTCAAGCTGCTCGGCCGCGCCGAATCGCCGCTGGAGCTGCGGCATGCGCAGCGCCCGTACCGCATCGACGTTCGCGCCAGCGCCGGCGCCACCCGCGCTCACGCGCGCGGCGAACTGATCGACCCGTTCCACCTGCGCGACTTCGAGCTGCAACTGGCCCTGGCCGGCACGAACCTGGCCGATCTGTATCCGCTGCTGGGGCTAGCGATTCCCGACACCCCGCCCTATGCGCTCGACGGCCGCCTCAGCCGCGAAGGCACGACCTGGCGCTATCGTGGTTTCAGCGGCCGGGTCGGCGACAGCGACCTGTCCGGCGACGCCAGCGTCGCCACCGGCGGACGGCGTCCGTACCTGCGCGCCGACCTGGTCTCCAAGCGGCTGGACTTCGACGATCTGGCCGGCTTCGTCGGCGCGCCGCCGCAAGCCGGACGCGGCGAAAGCACCAATCCCGAGCTCGCGGCCGAGAACGCACGCCTGCAGGCCAGCGCCAAGCTGCTGCCGGACACGCCCTACCGGCTCGACAAACTGCGCGCGATGGACGCCGACGTACGCCTGCGCGCCGGGCGCATCAATGCGCCGGGCTGGCCGTTGGACGACATGCAGGCCCGTTTGCTGCTCGAAAACGGCCTGCTGAAGCTGTCGCCGCTGAACTTCGGCGTCGCCGACGGCGAGATCCGCTCGACCGTGGTCATGGACGCGCGCCAGGCGCCGATCCGCACCCGTGCCGACATCGACGCGCGCGGCCTGACCCTGGCCAAGCTGCTGCCCAACGTCAGATTGGCCAGCGACGCGGTCGGCAAGGTCGGCGGCCGCATGGCCCTCAGCGGCCGAGGCGACTCAGTCGCGCGCATGCTCGGCAGCAGCGACGGCGAGGTCGCGGTCGGCATGGGCCCGGGCCGGATCAGCAACCTGCTGATGGAATTCACCGGCATCGACCTGGCCGAGATCCTCAAGTTCAAGCTCACCCACGACCGCAAGATCCCGATCCGCTGCGCGTTCGGCGACTTCGCCGTCGCCGACGGGGTGATGAGCGCGCGCGCGCTGGCCTTCGACACCAGCGATACCTTGCTGGTCGGCAAGGGCACGATCGACCTCGCCCAGGAAAAACTCGATCTCACCATTCGCGCCCGGCCCAAGGACCGCAGCCTGCTGGCGCTGCGCACGCCGTTGTACATCGACGGTACGTTCAAGCATCCCCGCGCGCGTCCCGATTACAAGCGCCTGGGCCTGCGCGGCGCGGCGGCGTTGGCCCTGGGCAGCATCGCACCGCCGGCCGCATTGCTGGCGACGCTGGAGCTGGGACCGGGCAAGGACGCAAGCTGCGCCGGACACGCGGCGAACTGA
- a CDS encoding CBS domain-containing protein: MRTVRQLLEAKAPEIHAIGPDAPVIDAIRLMAEKRIGAVLVMEGPRLAGILSERDYARKIVLQGRSSADTPVRAIMTAEVVVVGLGDSADHCMQVVTERRIRHLPVIDAGRVVGVVSIGDLVKAVIEDQQLELDQLQRYIVS; this comes from the coding sequence ATGCGCACGGTACGACAGTTGTTGGAGGCGAAAGCCCCTGAGATCCACGCCATCGGGCCCGACGCGCCGGTGATCGACGCGATCCGGCTGATGGCCGAGAAACGCATCGGCGCGGTGCTGGTGATGGAGGGGCCGCGGCTGGCCGGGATCCTGTCCGAGCGCGACTACGCGCGCAAGATCGTGCTGCAGGGGCGCTCGTCGGCGGACACGCCGGTGCGCGCGATCATGACCGCCGAGGTGGTGGTGGTCGGGCTCGGCGACAGCGCCGACCACTGCATGCAGGTGGTGACCGAACGGCGCATCCGCCATCTGCCGGTGATCGATGCGGGCCGGGTGGTCGGGGTGGTGTCGATCGGCGACCTGGTCAAGGCGGTGATCGAAGACCAGCAGCTCGAACTCGACCAACTGCAGCGCTACATCGTCAGCTGA
- a CDS encoding glycosyltransferase family 2 protein, which produces MNRERVTVVLAAFEEEQSLPLLQPRIAAALDVLAADGIDGRVLYVDDGSRDRTWALLQEFAARDPRIALLRLSRNFGKEAALTAGLDRIDEGAALILDADGQDPPELIPQFVALWRRGYDDVYGTRMEREGEGWLKRSTAHAFYRVIGRLSRTPIPADTGDFRLLSPRALDALRQLRERHRFMKGLFGWVGYNRIALPYHREARMAGASKFNLWRLWNLALEGITSFSTAPLRLATYLGLATALVAFAFGAKVVLKALLFGDPVQGWPTMMAVILFLGGVQLIALGLIGEYLGRLYEESKQRPLYLIDTWQPAPGVCSEPKRFPQRAEGDGHAHGTTVVGGESP; this is translated from the coding sequence ATGAATCGCGAACGCGTCACCGTCGTCCTGGCCGCCTTCGAGGAGGAGCAGAGCCTGCCGCTGCTGCAGCCGCGCATCGCCGCGGCGCTGGACGTCCTGGCCGCCGACGGCATCGACGGGCGCGTGCTCTACGTCGACGACGGCAGCCGCGACCGCACGTGGGCGCTCCTGCAGGAGTTCGCCGCACGCGATCCGCGCATCGCCCTGCTGCGCCTGTCGCGCAACTTCGGCAAGGAGGCGGCGCTGACCGCCGGCCTGGACCGGATCGACGAGGGCGCGGCGCTGATCCTCGACGCCGACGGCCAGGACCCGCCGGAGCTCATCCCGCAGTTCGTGGCGCTGTGGCGTCGGGGCTACGACGACGTTTACGGCACCCGCATGGAGCGCGAAGGCGAGGGCTGGCTCAAGCGCAGCACCGCGCATGCCTTCTACCGGGTGATCGGCCGGCTTTCGCGCACTCCGATTCCGGCCGATACCGGCGACTTCCGCCTGCTTTCGCCGCGCGCGCTGGATGCGCTGCGCCAGCTGCGCGAGCGGCACCGCTTCATGAAAGGCCTGTTCGGCTGGGTCGGCTACAACCGCATCGCCCTGCCTTACCACCGCGAGGCGCGGATGGCCGGAGCCAGCAAGTTCAATCTGTGGCGGCTGTGGAACCTGGCGCTGGAAGGCATCACCAGTTTCTCCACCGCGCCGCTGCGCCTGGCCACCTATCTCGGCCTGGCCACGGCCCTGGTCGCGTTCGCGTTCGGCGCCAAGGTGGTGCTGAAGGCGCTGTTGTTCGGCGACCCGGTGCAGGGCTGGCCGACGATGATGGCGGTGATCCTGTTCCTGGGCGGGGTGCAGCTGATCGCGCTCGGCCTGATCGGCGAGTACCTGGGCCGGCTGTACGAGGAATCCAAACAGCGGCCGCTGTACCTGATCGACACCTGGCAGCCCGCGCCAGGAGTATGCTCGGAACCGAAGCGGTTTCCCCAGCGTGCGGAAGGAGACGGCCATGCGCACGGTACGACAGTTGTTGGAGGCGAAAGCCCCTGA
- the mtgA gene encoding monofunctional biosynthetic peptidoglycan transglycosylase, which produces MALPFLFALASILQVATLRFVDPPLSAFMLIRQFEAWGEGDLGFRIAYDWRDLDEISPNLPVALVAAEDQNFAEHFGFDLKAIEKARKNNARGRKVRGGSTISQQTAKNLFLWSGRSWVRKGIEAWYTLLIETLWPKRRIIEVYANIAEFGDGVYGAQAAARTYYRKDAARLAPAEAARMAAVLPNPKRYSISRPGPYVQRRAGAIQRQMRYIGGDGYLKRIE; this is translated from the coding sequence ATGGCGCTGCCGTTCTTGTTCGCGCTGGCCTCGATCCTGCAGGTCGCGACCCTGCGCTTCGTCGACCCGCCGCTGTCGGCGTTCATGCTGATCCGCCAGTTCGAAGCCTGGGGCGAGGGCGATCTCGGTTTCCGCATCGCCTACGACTGGCGCGACCTGGACGAAATCTCGCCGAACCTGCCGGTGGCCCTGGTCGCGGCGGAGGACCAGAACTTCGCCGAGCATTTCGGCTTCGACCTCAAGGCGATCGAGAAAGCGCGCAAGAACAACGCCCGCGGCCGCAAGGTCCGCGGCGGCAGCACGATCAGCCAGCAGACCGCCAAGAACCTGTTCCTGTGGAGCGGCCGCAGCTGGGTGCGCAAGGGCATCGAGGCCTGGTACACCCTGCTGATCGAGACCCTGTGGCCCAAGCGCCGGATCATCGAGGTCTACGCCAACATCGCCGAGTTCGGCGACGGCGTATACGGCGCCCAGGCGGCGGCGCGCACCTATTACCGCAAGGACGCGGCGCGGCTGGCGCCGGCCGAGGCCGCGCGCATGGCCGCGGTGCTGCCCAACCCCAAGCGCTACAGCATCTCCCGGCCGGGGCCCTATGTGCAGCGGCGGGCCGGCGCGATCCAGCGCCAGATGCGCTACATCGGCGGCGACGGCTACCTCAAGCGGATCGAATGA
- a CDS encoding Hsp33 family molecular chaperone HslO translates to MTDSQTAAPADDRDRLTRFMIEGAGVRGVRVHLHDTWRQIRERAEYPAAAAELLGEAAAAAALFTGHAKVDGRLSVQLRGDGALRTLFAECTSAGTLRGIVQLAEDGGAVSRDLRELGSEAMLAITIENPGLHGREPVRYQGLVALESDSLAGAFEGYFRQSEQLPTRLLLAADEHQAAGLMLQKLPGDQGDDDGWARVGALFDTLRAGELLALPTATLLTRLFHEDGVQVLGGKPLGFACSCSRERVEAMLVSLGREEADAAAAEGEARVRCEFCGQSYRFDQDQIAGLFAAAAAEVEAPHRLQ, encoded by the coding sequence ATGACCGATTCCCAGACCGCCGCCCCCGCCGACGACCGCGACCGCCTGACCCGCTTCATGATCGAGGGCGCCGGGGTCCGCGGCGTGCGCGTCCACCTGCACGACACTTGGCGGCAGATCCGCGAACGCGCCGAGTACCCGGCCGCGGCGGCCGAACTGCTGGGCGAAGCCGCCGCGGCGGCCGCCCTGTTCACCGGCCACGCCAAAGTCGACGGCCGCCTGTCCGTGCAGTTGCGCGGCGACGGCGCCCTGCGCACCCTGTTCGCCGAGTGCACCTCCGCCGGCACCCTGCGCGGCATCGTCCAACTGGCCGAGGACGGCGGCGCGGTCTCGCGCGACCTGCGCGAACTCGGCTCCGAGGCGATGCTGGCGATCACCATCGAAAATCCCGGCCTGCACGGCCGCGAGCCGGTCCGCTACCAGGGCCTGGTCGCGCTCGAATCCGACTCCCTCGCCGGCGCCTTCGAAGGCTATTTCCGCCAGTCCGAACAGCTCCCGACCCGGCTGCTGCTGGCCGCCGACGAACACCAGGCCGCCGGCCTGATGCTGCAGAAGCTGCCCGGCGACCAGGGCGACGACGACGGCTGGGCTCGGGTCGGAGCGCTGTTCGACACCCTGCGCGCCGGCGAACTGCTGGCGTTGCCGACCGCCACCCTGCTGACCCGGCTGTTCCACGAAGACGGGGTCCAGGTGCTCGGCGGCAAGCCGCTGGGCTTCGCCTGCTCCTGCTCGCGCGAGCGGGTCGAGGCCATGCTGGTCTCGCTCGGCCGCGAAGAGGCCGACGCCGCCGCAGCCGAGGGCGAAGCCCGGGTCCGCTGCGAGTTCTGCGGCCAAAGCTACCGCTTCGACCAGGACCAGATCGCCGGCCTGTTCGCCGCCGCCGCGGCCGAGGTCGAGGCGCCGCACCGCCTGCAGTGA